GCGGTATTGTCCAAACGCCGTGAAGCTGATCGCCTGATGCGTGATCTCGAGCGCGAACTGGCCAGGCGCATCATTTTGCGTATGCGTCAGATTGATTAAAGAATCATCGTTTAGTAGCTTGTATAAAATGTCTGACGCAATATCTGAATCCAGCGAAACGCTTCTCGTGCGGGAATTATTGCAGCGCATTGGCCTGGACTTGCACGTGGTTGATCCCGGTTGTGACATTCCGGGATCTTACTGGGGTGAACCTGAGGCCGGGTTAATAAAAAACACTTTATACGCCAGTTTAAATACTCCAATCCATTCTATTTTGCACGAAACTGGCCATTACATTTGTATGACAGCCGAGCGTCGCGAAAATTTACACACCGATGCCCTGGGTAACTGCAAAGGCGATTTCATGGAAGAGAATGCGGTGTGTTATTTGCAAATTCTCATGAGTGCAACTTTTCCAAACTACAGTCGTGAACAAATATTCAAAGACATGGATGCCTGGGGTTATTCATTCCGTCTCGGTAGTACCCGCGCCTGGTTTGAGCAAGATGCACAGGATGCTCAAGACTGGTTGTTAGGTTATGGGCTAATCGATCTCGCCAGCGAGTATCAATTTAAATTACGTCAATAAACCCGAATTAAATTATTTTAAAGTCTTCCGGCTTTAATAAAATTCGCCTTCCAGTAAGGATTGGAAAAACTTGAGGTTGAGACTGTTTTGCCTGAACTCGGTGCGTGCACAAATTCATTCTGGTTCAACATAATGGCTACATGATACTGGTTGCGCCCGGTTTGGAAAAACGCCAGATCACCGGCACGCAGCTCACGTTTGTTTACTTTGGAAAAGAATTGCATTTGTTTGCGAGTGGTGCGCGGTACCGACAGACCGGCTTGTGAATGACTGTACTGCACCAGACCACTGCAGTCGAAACCGGTGGCCGGGCTGCTGCCACCGTATTTATACGGAGTGCCAACCTGATTCAAAGCGGCCATCACCACCGTATTTTTCAGATTGCGATCCCTTGCATCGCTGTTATTGCCCGAGCTACCAACCACACTGGGCTGACTTGAACCGGGCTTGCTGTAGGGACTGGTTGACGAGCATGCGCCGAGCAGGGCAACGGCGGATAATAACAGGAGCTTGTGGCGAATATTCGCTTGATGTGAAAATCGTATATTAATCATGGTTTTAGAGCCAGAAGCGAGCTTAATAAAACGGGTTTTTTTGCCCGATTGAGTGTATCATAGAGCCTCATGCAACAGGAAAGCCAAAAATTATAATCATCACACCCTCAACGCATTCAGTCGCATCGCGGTATTCCTTGTCCGCAGTTTTGCACGGCTCAAATTCTAACATTCCAAAACTTTCCGTCTGTCAGCGCCATTGGCAGCAATTCCTGTCGCCGGAAATTCAATAATGAAGATTTACGCCAATCAGGTTGCCGGACATTTACAACGCGGACTGGCGCCGGTCTATTTGATCGCGGGTGATGAAATTTTATTGCAACAAGAAGCTGTAGATACGATCCGCTCCAAGGCTCGCGCTGAAGGATTCACTGAACGCGAATTGTATATTGCCGAACGTGGCTTTGACTGGGGACAATTACTCTCGCACGCCGGTAATTTCTCTTTGTTCGCGAGTCGCAAAATTGTTGAATTGCGTTTGCCGACCGGCAAAGTAAATAAAGACGGCATGGATTTGTTGCATGAGCTGATCAGCAAGCAGCCCGAAGATATTTTGTTGATCATCCTGTGTCCCAAACTGGAGCGCGGGGTGACTTCCTCAAAGTGGTATAAAAGTCTCGACCAACATGGCGTGTTTGTGGATGTGCGTCCGGTGCGTCCTGAACATATGCAACGCTGGATCAGTGAGCGCTTGGGTAAGCACGGACTACGTGCCGAAACCGACGCGGTGCGTTTACTGGTTGACCGGATCGAAGGCAACTTGCTGGCCGCGGCCCAGGAGATCGACAAGATCGCTTTATTGTTTTCCGATGGCGACTTGACTGTGCAACAGGTGCAAAAAGCGGTGGCGCATTCGGCGCGTTACGATGTGTATCGTTTAAGTGATGCGGCATTGAGCGGCTGGAAGCGTCGTGCCTTGAAGATTCTGGACGGTTTGCAGTCAGAAGGTGTGGAACCCATTTTGCTTATGTGGTCACTATTGCGTGACCTGCATCAGTTAATTGCCGCTGCACATGGAGTACAAGCGGGTAAAAATCAAAATAGCGCGATGCGCTCGGTGGGCATATGGGATAACCGTTCAGCCGCTTTCGGGCATGCTTTGAACAGTCACAGTGTGGCCGCTTTGTACGCTTTGATTGACCACGCCAGTGATATTGACCGCATTATGAAAGGGCAGTTGCCGCGCAAAACCCGCAGTGGTGACGTGTGGAACGAATTGTCTTTACTGGTTGCCAAACTCGCTGGCATTCAAAGCGTGCAAGGCCTGGCACCAGACTCTGCACGCGCGGTGCTTGCCTGACGGAATCATGAACCAGACCACGAGCACATCGAATAACAATGCACATCCGAACAGGACCATCGGCGTGTTTGGTGGCACTTTTGACCCCATCCATTTCGGGCATTTACGCACCGCGTTTGAATTGATGCAGGCAGTCAACCTCGATGAAGTACGCTTTATCCCGTGTGGTGACCCGCCGCACGGCAAACGCACTGTGGCTACTGCCGATCAACGTTTTGACATGGTTGAACTTGCGGTTGAAGCGCAAGCGGGCTTTGTAGCCGACGATCGCGAGATCATTCGCGGCGGGGCCTCATACACCGTGGACACGCTTGAGAGTTTACGCACAGAATTCCCCGACGCTTCATTGTGTCTGATCCTGGGAATGGATGCCTTCCTCGGCTTGCCAAGCTGGCATCAATGGCGCCGCTTATTGAATCTGGCCAACATTATCGTGGCCCACCGTCCCGGCTGGCGAAAACCAACCGATGGCCGATTGCAGGAAATACTCCGCGATCAGGGCACCGCATTTCCGGGTGAATTGCACTGGCATCACGCCGGTCGAATTTATATTCATGCCGTTACCCAACTGGAAATTGCCTCCAGCCGGATACGCGACCTGATCCAGTCGGGTTATGACGCACGCTTTTTGTTGCCTGACAAGGTTAACCAAAAAATTTTAGACATTGCCTGTTATCACCAGCGTGATGACAGCGAAGAGTAAACCAAATCAAATATTTTTTTAACAACCGGAGAATCGACTTCAAACATGCAAATTAATACCCTTGCCGAACTCATCGAAACTACCCTGGATGAGAATAAAGCCTCTGACATCAAAGTGCTTGACGTCAGTCCCTTGACCACCCTGACCGATCGTTTGGTCATTGCCACTGGCCGCTCGGAACGGCATAACCGTTCATTGGCCAACAAAATTATAGACGCCGTAAAAGCCCATGACATCAAACCGCTCGGTATTGAAGGCGATGATGCCGGACAAGGCGAATGGGTTTTGCTCGATCTGGCCGATGCCATTGTGCACATCATGACCCAGGAAAAACGCGATTTTTATAACCTCGAAGGCCTGTGGTCAGTGCCACAGAAAAAAACTGCCCACAGCGAGCAATCTTCCTAAATTGCTTAAGGCACAGGTTTATGAAGATCCGAATTCTCAGTCCCGGAAAAAGAATGCCTGCCTGGATGCGTACGGGTTATGAGGATTACGCCAAACGCATGCCGCGTGACAGTCGTCTGGAACTGATCGAGCTGGAAGCCGGACAACGCAGTAAAAAGAATTATTCTGTAGCAGCCGCAATTGAAGCAGAAGGTCGACAATTCAACAAGGCCCTCAACGATAAAGATTATGTGGTGGCACTCGATGTGCAAGGCAAAGCTCTGAGCACCGAACAACTTTCACAGCGTCTTGCTCACTGGAAACAACAAGGCTCGGACGTTGCCATGCTGATCGGGGGTGCGGATGGACTCGATGCAAAACTCATGGCGAGTGCCCGGGAAAAGATCTCATTGTCCAGATTAACCCTTCCTCATGCCTTGGTGCGCGTGGTGCTCGCTGAGCAGCTTTACCGGGCAGCGAGTATACTGTCGGGTCATCCTTACCACCGCGCCTGAGCTCGGGAAAAATATGACCAGTACCCACACTACGCAATTGATCCTGGCTTCGGCGTCCCCGCGACGCAGTGAGTTACTGCAACAATTGGAGTTGGAATATCATGTGCATGTTGTGGAGATCGAAGAGATTCCGCAAGCAGGTGAGTCGCCCTCTGATTTTGTCGAACGCATGGCCAGAAGCAAAGCCCAGGCCGCCTACATCAATTTACGTGAAGAACATAAAAAATTCGGATTACTGGTAGTGCTCGGAGCCGACACCAGTGTGGTGTGTGACGGAGAAATACTGGGTAAACCCGATGACAAGGACGCGGCACGTACCCAATTACAATTGTTGTCCGGTCGTACGCATGAAGTGCTAACCGGCGTGGCGATCGCCGCGGCCGATGAAGACAGCGAAATGCGTGTTCAGTTTGCACTCAGTTACAGCGAGGTAGAATTCGATGTTATTGACGACTCCATAATTGAAGCTTATTTGCAAACCGATGAGCCCTACGACAAAGCCGGCAGTTATGCCGTACAAGGCCTGGCGGCCCAGTTCATAAAACATATTTCGGGCAGTTATAGCGGCATCATGGGTTTGCCCCTGTACGAAACCGCCAAGTTGCTTAAACCCTTTGACATCCACACCTTTAAAAGACTGCTCTAGATGACCCAGGAAATTCTGATCAATGTTACCCCTTACGAGGCGCGTACGGCCTTGCTGGAGAATGGTGTATTGCAAGAATTGTTTGTCGAGCGTCAATCCAGCAGCGGTTTGATCGGTAATATTTACAAAGGCAAGGTCTCACGGGTTTTACCTGGCATGCAAGCCGCGTTTATCGAGATCGGTCTGGAACGTTCGGCTTTTTTACACGCGTCCGACATTGTGCATTTGGGTGTGGATGATGAGTCGGCGTATTCGCAACAAAACCAGGATATTCGCAATCTCTTGAACGAGGGTAGCGATATCATGGTGCAGATCACCAAAGACCCGATGGGCACCAAAGGCGCCAGACTCACCACTTTTATTACTTTGCCGTCACGATTTTTAGTGTTTTTGCCCAAAGGTAGCGATGTGGGAATTTCCAATCGCATCAAAGACGAAGATGAGCGCGAACGCCTGAGTAAAGCCATGGCCGATTTTCGCGAAAGCGACCAGGGTGGCTTTATTGTGCGTACTGCCGCTGAAGGTGCTTCGGCCAGTGCCTTGCGTGCCGATATGTTGTATTTGCAAAAACAATGGCAGATT
This region of Gammaproteobacteria bacterium genomic DNA includes:
- a CDS encoding C40 family peptidase; translation: MINIRFSHQANIRHKLLLLSAVALLGACSSTSPYSKPGSSQPSVVGSSGNNSDARDRNLKNTVVMAALNQVGTPYKYGGSSPATGFDCSGLVQYSHSQAGLSVPRTTRKQMQFFSKVNKRELRAGDLAFFQTGRNQYHVAIMLNQNEFVHAPSSGKTVSTSSFSNPYWKANFIKAGRL
- a CDS encoding DNA polymerase III subunit delta, with the translated sequence MKIYANQVAGHLQRGLAPVYLIAGDEILLQQEAVDTIRSKARAEGFTERELYIAERGFDWGQLLSHAGNFSLFASRKIVELRLPTGKVNKDGMDLLHELISKQPEDILLIILCPKLERGVTSSKWYKSLDQHGVFVDVRPVRPEHMQRWISERLGKHGLRAETDAVRLLVDRIEGNLLAAAQEIDKIALLFSDGDLTVQQVQKAVAHSARYDVYRLSDAALSGWKRRALKILDGLQSEGVEPILLMWSLLRDLHQLIAAAHGVQAGKNQNSAMRSVGIWDNRSAAFGHALNSHSVAALYALIDHASDIDRIMKGQLPRKTRSGDVWNELSLLVAKLAGIQSVQGLAPDSARAVLA
- the nadD gene encoding nicotinate-nucleotide adenylyltransferase, which produces MNQTTSTSNNNAHPNRTIGVFGGTFDPIHFGHLRTAFELMQAVNLDEVRFIPCGDPPHGKRTVATADQRFDMVELAVEAQAGFVADDREIIRGGASYTVDTLESLRTEFPDASLCLILGMDAFLGLPSWHQWRRLLNLANIIVAHRPGWRKPTDGRLQEILRDQGTAFPGELHWHHAGRIYIHAVTQLEIASSRIRDLIQSGYDARFLLPDKVNQKILDIACYHQRDDSEE
- the rsfS gene encoding ribosome silencing factor, encoding MQINTLAELIETTLDENKASDIKVLDVSPLTTLTDRLVIATGRSERHNRSLANKIIDAVKAHDIKPLGIEGDDAGQGEWVLLDLADAIVHIMTQEKRDFYNLEGLWSVPQKKTAHSEQSS
- the rlmH gene encoding 23S rRNA (pseudouridine(1915)-N(3))-methyltransferase RlmH, which codes for MKIRILSPGKRMPAWMRTGYEDYAKRMPRDSRLELIELEAGQRSKKNYSVAAAIEAEGRQFNKALNDKDYVVALDVQGKALSTEQLSQRLAHWKQQGSDVAMLIGGADGLDAKLMASAREKISLSRLTLPHALVRVVLAEQLYRAASILSGHPYHRA
- the maf gene encoding septum formation inhibitor Maf; its protein translation is MTSTHTTQLILASASPRRSELLQQLELEYHVHVVEIEEIPQAGESPSDFVERMARSKAQAAYINLREEHKKFGLLVVLGADTSVVCDGEILGKPDDKDAARTQLQLLSGRTHEVLTGVAIAAADEDSEMRVQFALSYSEVEFDVIDDSIIEAYLQTDEPYDKAGSYAVQGLAAQFIKHISGSYSGIMGLPLYETAKLLKPFDIHTFKRLL
- a CDS encoding S1 RNA-binding domain-containing protein, whose amino-acid sequence is MTQEILINVTPYEARTALLENGVLQELFVERQSSSGLIGNIYKGKVSRVLPGMQAAFIEIGLERSAFLHASDIVHLGVDDESAYSQQNQDIRNLLNEGSDIMVQITKDPMGTKGARLTTFITLPSRFLVFLPKGSDVGISNRIKDEDERERLSKAMADFRESDQGGFIVRTAAEGASASALRADMLYLQKQWQIITEKNLVSATKELVHKDLDLPQRSVRDLLNEETERIRIDSHEAYEQTKKFMQDFLPKRAVILEHYQSQRPIFDLYNVEEEISKAL